A window from Gallus gallus isolate bGalGal1 chromosome 7, bGalGal1.mat.broiler.GRCg7b, whole genome shotgun sequence encodes these proteins:
- the RND3 gene encoding rho-related GTP-binding protein RhoE isoform X1, which yields MKERRASQKLSSKAVMDPNQNVKCKIVVVGDSQCGKTALLHVFAKDCFPESYVPTVFENYTASFEIDTQRIELSLWDTSGSPYYDNVRPLSYPDSDAVLICFDISRPETLDSVLKKWKGEIQEFCPNTKMLLVGCKSDLRTDVSTLVELSNHRQTPVSYDQGANMAKQIGAATYIECSALQSENSVRDIFHVATLACVNKTNKNVKRNKSQRATKRISHMPGRPELSTVATDLRKDKAKSCTVM from the exons atgaaggaaagaagagcGAGCCAGAAGTTATCGAGCAAGGCGGTGATGGATCCTAACCAGAACGTGAAGTGCAAGATCGTGGTGGTGGGGGACAGCCAGTGCGGCAAAACCGCGCTGCTCCACGTCTTCGCCAAGGACTGCTTCCCCGAG AGTTACGTCCCCACCGTCTTCGAGAACTACACGGCCAGCTTCGAGATCGACACGCAGCGCATCGAGCTCAGCCTGTGGGACACCTCCG GGTCTCCTTATTACGACAATGTCCGTCCACTCTCTTACCCAGACTCCGATGCAGTTTTGATCTGCTTTGACATCAGTCGTCCAGAGACTCTTGACAGCGTGCTAAAAAAG TGGAAAGGAGAAATCCAGGAGTTCTGTCCAAATACCAAAATGCTTTTGGTTGGTTGCAAATCGGACCTGCGCACGGATGTAAGCACACTAGTAGAACTCTCCAATCACAGGCAGACACCCGTGTCCTATGACCAG GGTGCAAATATGGCCAAACAGATTGGAGCAGCTACGTACATTGAATGCTCAGCCTTACAGTCAGAAAACAGTGTCAGAGACATTTTTCATGTTGCCACCTTGGCGTGtgtgaataaaacaaacaaaaacgtGAAACGAAACAAATCACAGAGGGCAACAAAGCGAATTTCACACATGCCTGGCAGGCCAGAACTTTCTACAGTGGCTACAGACTTGAGAAAGGACAAAGCAAAGAGTTGCACGGTGATGTGA